A region of the Equus quagga isolate Etosha38 chromosome 11, UCLA_HA_Equagga_1.0, whole genome shotgun sequence genome:
AACCAAAGGCCAGGATGGCTGGAGCACAGGTCCAGAGTGTGGCTTCAGGGGCAGGGGCCAGACTGCACAGAACCTTCTAGGCCACCATGAAGAGTTCGGGTTTCACTTTAAGCCATCAGACAGCTTTAAGCCCAGAAGTAACCTGATCTGCTTTCCAGTCCAGCTCAGTTGTGGAGAGTGGATTGGGTAAAGTGAGCAGCAGGTCACTCCAGCACAGTGGCCCAAGGAGGAGATGGTGGTAACTACTGACACCTTGAGGCGTCTTCCCTTGGACTGCAAGCTTCGTGTAAATAAACTAAACCCAGATGGCTGGTTTCTTCTTCCCAGCCGGTTATTGTTCCTGATTTCTTTGTTCTCATCCTTGTTCTGTTCTTCTCACAATCGCCCTGATTTGAAAATTCAAGGTCACTTATTGGCCTCTCCTTTGGGCCATTGCAGCCTCGGTCTGAAACGCTTGCTGCACAAGGAGCTTCTTGGTCTCAACTGCTCTCCCAGCTCTGATCCCGCCTGAACATCCGTGAGAGTACTTCCTGAAACACCGCTCATCATCTGCCTTCGCTCCTCAGAAACAGCTCCTCCCCGTCTCTCGGGTCAGCCGAGGCTCCGGCCTGGCAGTTGCCTGCGCGCTCTGCCTCAGTCTGTCCGCTTCCTCCATTGCCATTATATTTCCTGGTATTGCACAAGGTAAACCTCTCACCCCAGCCAGGAAGTAGTGGGATTCCTGCCCAGCTGAAGCTTTTGGTCAACCTGAAGATGCTTCTGGAGGCggaaatgaataaaaaggagaTCTGTTTTCTGGTTCTGGCAAGAAGATGGACAGAGATGATATCCACTCACACACACCTTATGACGAGCATCTCGAAATGCTAGATCAAATGTTACAAAACCCCCTGAATGTTAATGCAGAGCTGAGTttacaaggaagaaaggaaatccccagatgaaagaaatggagagagaactgGCAACCAGAACCTAAGCAAACGAACGGATGCGGCTGCTGGGGCGTTATCAGCCGTAGTGATGTCGAGCAGGGTCGGCAAAATCCCGTGAAAGGGCCAGACAGGAAATAGGTTAGGCGTTGCAGACCACAGACGGTGTGTcacatcttcttcttttttgacaacactgaaaatataaaacacgCTTCTTGGCTCATGGGTTGTACAAAAAACAGACCACCAGCCAGACTGGGCCTGTGGGCCAGAGTTTGCCCACTCCTGATGTAGAGCTTGGGTTTATGTCCACATGAAGACAGGAGGAAAAAATCTTAGGTCCCTGAGAGGGGACACTCTCGAAAGATTAGATCATCAGAGAAAGAGGGGGTATTAGAAAAAATTCACCCACTGTCACAGGGAGATGACAAAGAAGGTTCCTCAGTATCTAAAACCATGGACAGGGTGTGTTTACATGGGTTGGGTTTAAAATTTACACTACCTGAATGATATTGAACCCTGGAGATCTGTCCCTAGAATTTAGGGAACTTGGATGGGAAAGcaaatttcattcttattttcactaacctctaatTGAGATTTAGCGTTTTCTTCAATTAAGAAAGTAGGCAACAGGCCACAGCGGTATTGCTCGTGCTTGTGACTGTCACCAAtggaaatcacagatattttcacatCAAAGTATAGTGCCTGTATTATCtcagaacttaaaaaatatgtattttgataAGCATACTTCAATataaattggaaattttaaaacatacttctaaataattatggggacaaagaagaaattgatgaacatttttaaatatttagaatgtaGAAACTAACAACAATGAAATTATTTCCTATCAAAACTTGTAGCTTTAGAAGGGTGATATttagaagaaagatggaaaatgaatGAGCTAACTTTCAATTCAAGAAgttagagaaagaacaagaaagtaTATCCAAAGAAAGTCTATGAATAGTATgattaataaaaatgtgaaaattaataaacaagagATGATCAACAAAGTCAAAACTTGTTCAtggaaaagattaatgaaaagaGGCACACTTGTGGCAAAGCTAGTCAAGAAGAAGAATGCACAACTAAGTGGCGTTAGCAATGAAAAGGACACAGATACAGCATAGTGTTTAAATTATGAGAGAATATAATGAACAGTTTTATGCCAATACTTTTGAATACTCAAAAAATGGGCAGTTTCCCAGCAAAATGTAGCTTAACAAAACCAACtcaaaaagaagggaaagcagaATTCTTGCTGTGGGAAGCTATCCAAGTGTAGAGTGAGTGTTGAAAAGACATTGaacagccattcattcatttattcaacaaatatgtattgagtctCCACGCCAGGCACTGTCACAGAAGCGGGGGATGCAGCagttaataaaattattgaaactCCATACTCTGTGTCACTTCTGTCCAATGGAACTTtctatgatgatggaaatgttctttattgtctccatccaatatggtagccattggccacatgtggcttttaagcacttgaaatatggttAGTGCAAGTGAGAAACGGAAtttttgactttaattttaattaattgaaatttaaatagcCTATCATGGCCAGCGGTTATCTAGCTAATAAGATCAATAATATGTTAATGGCTTCCTGTAAGAGAATAAGTTGGTGAACTCCTGGGACTCTGACTTTTCCTCAAACGGGTCCTCAGTCTGAGGAGGGTAGTCCTGGTGGCCAAACCACCACAGCATCCTGTGCGTCTGACTCACTTGTTACTTTGGAGGGCATTTTCACAGGCTTCATCTCATCTGCTCCTCACTTCCCTCTCGGGCCTCAGTAGCTCGGGGACCTTGCGTGAGCAAaggtttattgagtgcttccttcGTAACGGCGGTCCCACGGCCATGGTGAGCGCTCTTTACATCCGGGTAAGTGGAGTAGGAGGCGGTGAACTCGCTGAGTGACGGCCGCCTCGTCAGCGTCAGTGGAAGGAACGGGCAGCAATAAGGGAGATGCGGGATCTCGGAGGTGGGGCGGGTTGACCGCAGAGCTGGACGCAGGGAGCAGACCGGCTGCGAGGGCTAGTGCTCTCCTTTGTGTTCCCCAGCCAAGAATCTGAAGACATAAAACTCGAAAATAGTGGTACAAAAACTATATATAAAGAGAAAGTCCCTCTATTGGCTGGTTGTACAGGTGGGTGACTAAGTATCGGGCAtaagaagaaaaggcaaagccATGTGGATGGCGGAGAAAGCAGATCTAGAGTTAAGATTTCTTTGTAAACGCGGAAGCTCTTTGCTTTATCGATGCCTCATCAATGCAGGCAGAAAACAGGGCCAAGCTACGGGGAGAAGCTGGGCTAGGGGCTGCGCGCGCACCCTCCCCGTCCCGGGCTGAGTGGCAAGGCCCCACCCAGGTCCCCCGCAGTCGAGGTGGGAGGGCCATCTCCGGTTTGCCTAGAGCCCCGCGCTTCTGCACCCACCAGCCTGCAAAGCCAGAGTTGTGCAGCAGCAGTGCCCCGGagccacgcacacacacacaggcacgcacgcacgcgcgcgcgcacacacacacctcaaaCAGAAGGCTCGGCACGGACATACTGAGGAGCTGCGTCCACCGTCCTCTCCGAAGATACCAAATAGGATATGTAGCGCTTTTCTGGTGTGGATCTTAAAGGggtcttttctgtttctgtttttcagggATGATTCTGGTGATTTTATTGCTGCTCGTGGCTATTGTGGTCGTCGCAGTCTGGCCTACCAAGTAGTGGCGATAAAGGGACCCCCAGCCGTGCCCTGCCAAGGATGGAGAAAGTTCAGTGCCCTTTTGGTACACGAAAGCTGCTCTCAATAAATTCCCGCAAAGCTCTGAACTCTCCATGTGCGTTGCTTCAGCAAAGGCAGTTAGCCTGACCGCTCTGGAGAGCCGCCTGGAGCATCGGGCCCAGTGTGGCCCTTTGGGTGTCTGCCGTGGTCATTTTGGTGCTAGCCCAAGGCTCCTCAGGTGGTCACGGCCCCATGGCTGCCAAGGGATTCCAGCCCCCCACAGTGTGCTGGGCGTCCTGGGGGCCACCAAGCAGTTTGTAACCTCGAATGTCTGGGCTCCTTGGGGAGGTCACATGCCCGGGTGAGAAACAAGTGAACAGCCAAGGTCATGTGCGTCCAGGCACGGAGAAGAAGGGACACGAGGCCCGTGTGGGAGGGGTGGCCACACAGGCACACATCTGGGTGTGTGATTGCCATTCTGCCCAATCCCGCTCCTAGTGGTGCTTGCTGCTGTTGCTGAGAAATATTCCTGAACTCTGCCATGGGAACTGCCTTCAGACCTGGAAGCacaatctttttcatttcctcaggGATAGTAAACCCATTTTCCAAGGCTGAAACACCTTTCTAAGCAGCCAGAATCAAGTCTGTTggatgaggtggggtggggagtgatcAGGCTGGAAAGTACTGTTTAGGGTCCAGAGAAAGGTCCAGAGAAGTGCCTGTGTTTGACTCCTAAACTGGCTGTCAcccctgtgtgtgcatgtatgcagtgcctgtgtgtgtgtgtgcatgtatggaAAAGGGAAGACAGGTGGGGAAGGCCTGCAAAGGCTGCCAGGCCCACGGGAGCGTCAGTGACTTCTGGGTCAGGAGGGCAGAGGGCCCACTGTCCTCTCTGTGCAGAAAGCAGGCTGGGCCGGTGGCCTTGCTGGGCCCTCCATAGCTAGAGGGGAAAGAACGAAGGTGGGTGATGGGGCAGTTCGCAAAGCACAAGATTTctctgaggaagaggagagaacgGGCCTGTGGGAGGGGAGTCCTGAGGGTCTCCTGTGGATTTCCCTGATACTACGGGTGACTGCCCTCAAGAGGGCCTGTGGACAGACACAGGAGCATTGTGATGCAGCCTGGCGCAGCATTGTTTCCTGGGACCTAAGCCTCTGGGGTCCTGGAAAGACCTGGGGGCTGCCGTGCGGCCTTCAGTCATGGGGGAATGGCTTCCTCTGCTTGGTAAGTCGTAAATCGCTGCAGAGGGCGGGCAGCCCTCTTCCCAGGGGCTCTTCCCTAGAGGGACTGGGTTACTTCAGGGCCCCGCCTGAGCAGTCCTGCTTCCATGTGGAGTTGTGTGGCAGTGACACACGCTTCTCTCCCATGAGAGGCCATCTAGCCCTGGACCCGCCCGGGCTCACACTTGGACCCTGCTCTGTATCAGCAGAACGGACAGGACGTGCTGCGTTCACACGCCCCAGATCGGAGCAGCCGGACCCATCCAGACATAGGTGTCTTCTCCTGCTGCGTGGTCACGCAGGTCACCACGGGCGCTGATGACGGCTCCGCACTCCAGAACCCGGGCTGATGGGCTGGCCGCTGGGGCTctggcaggggcagaggggactGTGGAAGCCTGCATACCCGCAGCGGAATGTTCCGCCCAGAAGGGAACCCGTGGCCTCTGCTCACAGTTCACTGGCCCTGCTCCACCACAAGGGGCCCAGGAAGTGCCCAGAAGGCAGAGAGCCTGAACCAGGTGGTGAACGGCCCCAGTGACGACCACACCACTTACCAGGTATGTGAGCAAGGCAAGGtgccctttctgtgcctctgtttcctcatctagaaaatggaaagactAGTTCCTGCCTCAGAGGATCGCCGTGAAGACAGGTGAGTTAGCATGTGTGAGCACACAGCACACTGCTCGGCTCAGCCGGAGAGGATTCCTCCTTTAGCCCAAGTCTAAACCCAGTGGGCCAGAAGGTCTCCACGGCCGAGGCTCGGGGGTTCTGTCGCGTGCTTTCAGCAGAGCACACTCATGTGAGGATGGGAGAGCGGGCCGAGGCAGATCGGAGGCGCTCCTGTGTGTCTGGACCCTGCTTCCTGCTCACCTCCACAGGCTGCCAACACGCAGACCAGGGCTAGGCCTTGGAAGGGTGAGCCTTGGCAGCGGATTTACCAGAATGGCTGGGGCCACGTTTAGATGAGAGGTGGCCACGGGATGAGAGGGCAAGGAGCAGGGCCAGCTGTGAGCATGAGTCGTGCTGTCAGGGACCATGATGCTGTCAGGGGCCTGGATTGCGAAGTGACGCAGAGGATATGGAAGTAGGCTCGTTTCAAGACGGGTGTGTTCCTGAAGCAGAGGGGCCATGCTGGACGGGGGGCCAAGGGCTTTTGGGTGGTAAGGCACCTGGGAAGCATCTTCCTTGAAGGGGGGAGGGGTTGCTAACGGATCGCCCGATGGAAGATCAAGAATCTGCAGAGCCACGGCTTCTAGTCTTGTCGTGTGAAACCCCAGATCTGTACAAAGTGTCTCCTGGGAGCCCCCCACTTTGGGGCCATGGGAGGCGGCACTGAGGGTCTGTTTGACTTTCTTACCTTCTCTTGACTTGCTCAGCACGGAGCCCCAGCAACTCGTGGGGCGTCTTTGAACCAGAGCCACGGCGTCCTGGCTCAGCCACATGGAAAGGCCTTTGCAAGCCAAACACTGAGCCGATGTCTGCACACAGCGGCTTCTGTTCTTTTGACTGAGTGGGCTCTAGGCCCGGCCCAGCACTGCTAGCTGGGTGACCTGGACAagtgacttcacttctctggacccacaggcaggggagggggggtGAAAGCTGGCCAGCTTAGACTGTGAGGACCTGCCGTCCAAGCCTtgggcagggcctggctggaGCGGGGGACAGTGCCGGGCAGGCAGGCTCGCAGGAAAGGCTCCCCCTTAGCACCCTGGGGGTGGGCTACTCACGTGAGACACCCACCCACGCCTAACCGAAAGGCAGGCCGAGTGTGGCAAAGCATACCCGAGTGGCTGGGACGAGCCACTTTGGGAATCTGTTGCATCAAGACCCACCCTAGAGTAATGTGGCTGACCTAAAGGTGGCATTTTCCAGCTTGGTTTGGCAAGACCTGGTCCTCCCCTCAAAGATGTCAGGATGGCGGTCCTGGGTGGCCCACAACGCTCTGACTCAGTCGGTGGTGTGAGCAGTAAGACCTCCCCTGAGCATAAAGAAGCAAGACTGGCCTCAGCACCCATCACCTTGGGTGCTTTCTCAGTGAAAATAAACTTGATTAAAATAACAGTGTAAGTATTGTTTGACTTAACTGTTTATTAATTATAAGCATTTTAAGTCTGGATACCATATAAAGAAATCCAGATAGCTGGTTACAACTGGTACTTTTGTTCTGTTGAAACTTCCTTATTATTAATGACTGTAACTAAAGCTTAGTTTTCATCAGCCCCGAGACAGTCTGATCTTTTCAGGACCGCCTGGGCCCCGGCGGATCCCTGGGACTCGCCTTCCACGAGGCTGCAGCAGACTTCCCGACAGCCCTCTGCTTCTCCGACTCTCAGGCTCTCTCCTGACCAGTCCGAGCGCGGCCAGCGGCCTGTGGCTGCGTTTCCCTCCACGTCAGCAAGGTGGGCCTCGGCTTCCTTCGAACCCACACTCCCTGCGGCCGCGGCTTCGGGCTCACCCCAAGAGCTCCTTGCGTGCACTGGCTCAAGGTCCTCTTTGATCCAGTTGGGTTTTCTAACCTAGCCCTGCTGAAGTTAAaggttttttctcctttattttaaaaataaggaccaaggggctggccccgtggccgagtggttaagttcgcgcgctccgctgcaggcggcccagtgtttcgttggttcgaatcctgggcgcagacatggcactgctcatcaaaccacgctgaggcagcgtcccacatgccacaactagaaggacccacaacgaagaatatacaactatgtactggggggctttggggagaaaaaggaaaaaaataaaatctttaaaaaaaaaaaagatcaagaacTCATCTTTCCTCTAATTGCTTCCTACACCTTCAGACTTCCAACCACGTGCCAGGAACAAAAAGCGTTTGCCTCTTTCCGGCAATGACTTGCTGTCTCCTTGAGGCCCCGCGTTGATGAAACTATGAGTTAATTCGTCCATATACCGCATTTCTCACTGGCTCTGTTCATCCTTTCACTCTCAGTTTTTCTTGGCGTATTTCTTATGTCTTTATTTAGTCTTAGAAGAACATAGAAAGAGATGTCTGTTCGACAAAATCTGAAACCTGGGAGTGTCTCTGCTGGGACAGGCCGTCCCCATCCCAGGGCTCTGtctctgggaggagggggaggagctcTCCGGGAGGGAGTCTCCGGGAGGTGGCAGAGCCCGGATGCTCTCGCCCAGCAGGCTCTGGGTCTCTGACTGGATGCACTGGGCCTGGAGTTCCTGATGGGGACCAGTCAGCCACCTGTGCCCCAGCC
Encoded here:
- the LOC124247086 gene encoding uncharacterized protein LOC124247086 isoform X2, producing MFRPEGNPWPLLTVHWPCSTTRGPGSAQKAESLNQVVNGPSDDHTTYQLGLARPGPPLKDVRMAVLGGPQRSDSVGGVSSKTSPEHKEARLASAPITLGAFSVKINLIKITVTAWAPADPWDSPSTRLQQTSRQPSASPTLRLSPDQSERGQRPVAAFPSTSARTKGLAPWPSG
- the LOC124247086 gene encoding uncharacterized protein LOC124247086 isoform X1, producing the protein MFRPEGNPWPLLTVHWPCSTTRGPGSAQKAESLNQVVNGPSDDHTTYQLGLARPGPPLKDVRMAVLGGPQRSDSVGGVSSKTSPEHKEARLASAPITLGAFSVKINLIKITVTAWAPADPWDSPSTRLQQTSRQPSASPTLRLSPDQSERGQRPVAAFPSTSARWASASFEPTLPAAAASGSPQELLACTGSRSSLIQLGFLT